CACTACGTGCCGGTTCAAAAGGACATCGCGCCGCCGCTCTGACGGTAGAGTTCGCCAAGGCGGAGGGTCGCGGAACGCTTGCTCAAGCCCTTCTCGAAGATCAGCACGACGTATACCGTGTCGGCGAGGGCGCGGTGGAGAACCCCTGTATCCACTTCCGTGAAATGCGCCACGTCGGAAAGGCTGTAGGATTTGGCCGAGGGGAACCAGCGCCGGAAGAGCGGCAGGCTGTCCACGACCAGGTTGTTCAACATCGGCAATTCCGCCCGCCGGATTTCCTCGGCCATGAAGGACACGTCGAAGCGGGCATTGTGGGCCATCAGCACGCTGCCCTGCACAAATTCGGCGAATTCCGGGTAGATCTGCTTGAACGACGGCTTGTCCGCCACGTCCTCGTTCGTGATGCCATGCACTTCCGTGGCCCACGGAGGAATCCGCCGGCCGGGGTGGATAAGCCAGCTTTTTTCCTCGATGATCTGCCCGCCCCTGAACTTCACCGCGCCGATCT
The DNA window shown above is from Kiritimatiellia bacterium and carries:
- a CDS encoding 3'-5' exonuclease, coding for MPHRNTLVANVTFVAFDTETTGFSPTGDRIVEIGAVKFRGGQIIEEKSWLIHPGRRIPPWATEVHGITNEDVADKPSFKQIYPEFAEFVQGSVLMAHNARFDVSFMAEEIRRAELPMLNNLVVDSLPLFRRWFPSAKSYSLSDVAHFTEVDTGVLHRALADTVYVVLIFEKGLSKRSATLRLGELYRQSGGAMSF